ATCTGTCAAGTATTGCGCCAATTTATCTAATTCAATGTATGATTCAGGTCGCAAATTATAAGAATCCAAATCAAAGAAAACATTTTCAAGCGTAATTTCATCACCAACAGAATTCAAGGCTACCAGCGGAATATCACGATGATAAGGTTCATCAGAATTTTCAGGAACCGTTAGCGTAAAATTGACACTGTAAGGCAAATATCCATCGCGTTCAACAAAGAGAGCATAATCTTTATTCACGGGCAGGGTAACTAAAAAAGATCCGGTTTTAGAATCAGAATACGAGTATACCACTTCTTCTTTTGTTTCAAGATCAATGAGGCGAAAATCAGCACGCAGTTTTTGATTTGTTTTTGAATCAAAGACAGTTCCGGTCATGTAAATAGTTTTTGTCGGGCGAATTTCTTCAGGCATTTCAAATTCATACAAATCAAGTTCACCCATTCCGCCCGGACGATCAGAAGCAAACACGGCTACTTTGCCATCAGCATAAACAAGCAATGAATTTTCATCATGTTGTGTATTGATAGGATAGCCTAGATTTTTTGGATCACTCCAAGTGCCATCAGGTTGTAAAGTAGTCATGTATAAATCATAACCACCCATTCCAATATGTCCGTTAGACGCAAAGTACAATGTTTTGCCGTCAGGGTGAATGAGCACTGACGATTCAGATTTTGGTGTATTGATATTATCAGGCAATTTTTTTGCTTCACTCCATGATCCGTCATCTTGCAAATAAGAAACATAAATATCTCCGTTGCGAATATTTTTAGCACCACTTCCACGAATAGGTCCTCTGATAAAATAAAGTGTTTTTCCATCAGCAGACAGTGAAGGTTGAGTTTCCCAATTTTGTGTATTTACACCACCAGGCAGATTAATGGGATCATACCAAGTATTTCCCACTTTTTGCGTGATGAACAAATCACAACTTCCGTATCCGCGGCGTCCTTCACCATAACCGTAGCGTTCATCTACACATCCAACAAAAATCAACGTGCGTCCGTCAGGTGCAAAAGTTGGTGCACCTTCATTGTTGGGAGTATTAATGTTTTTTGGCATCGGCTCACCCATATTCCAATACCCGTTTAAATTATCACTGATGAAAAAATCTTCTTGAAAATATCCATTAGACTGCGTGACACGTCGTGTGAACAAAAGCTGTTGTTGATCTACCGTAAGCGTTGGAAAATATTCCGGATCAGCCGTATTCACACCCGATCCCACATTAATAGGATTAAACGGAAGAGGATTTTTAATAGCCTCCACCGCGAATTCACAATTTGCAATCACCCATTTTGCCTCAATCAGCATTTCAGGATTTGCATTAGGATAAGACTGATAAATTTTTGCATGCTTCAAAGCATCTTCATACAAACCTTCAGACCATTCAAGCAAAGCAAGATCAAAATAAATATAACCCGTTGATGACACGGTTGGTTTCACTTCCAGCACTTTCTTATATGCTGCAATCGCCTCCTGCACACGTCCAATCTGAATACAAAATTCAGCCTTCAGCAAATACGCATCAGAGAACAAAGGATCCTTTGCAATCGCTTTATCCATGTACGCAATTCCCGTTTCATAATCAGGATACCCGGTTTGAGGATTGATTTGATTTATCGCATCCATCCCTGCCTCAGCATACTTAATAGCCTTTTTACTTTTAGTATCCCATTGTCCCATTTGAGCACACGACACCAAGGCATAAAAAAACACCCCAAGCATCAACATGATTTTTTGAATTGGCAATCTTCCGTTCATATTAACCTATTTTAATTCTATATTCGTTTAATCAACTTTAGTCTTTCCCCTATTCCTTCCTACCGCAACCACCGTCCTAGCGAAACCTCTGTACTACCCCAACCACCGACCTACCGACACACCGACCTATCGCAACCACCGTCCTAGCGAAACCTCCGTCCTACCGCAACCACCGACCTACCGACACACCGACCTACTGACACACCGACCTACCGCAACCACAGTCCTAGCGTAACATCTGTACTAGCGAAACCACCGCCCTACCGACACACCGACCTACCGCAACCACCGTCCTAGCGTAACATCTGTACTAGCGAAACCACCGCCCTAGCGAAACCTCCGTCCTACCTAACCCCCAAAACCCTATGCGTCTGCAACGAAACCCTCCACTTCACATGAGACTTAACGTAATCAATCATCATTGGTAACACTTCCTC
This genomic stretch from Crocinitomicaceae bacterium harbors:
- a CDS encoding PD40 domain-containing protein — translated: MNGRLPIQKIMLMLGVFFYALVSCAQMGQWDTKSKKAIKYAEAGMDAINQINPQTGYPDYETGIAYMDKAIAKDPLFSDAYLLKAEFCIQIGRVQEAIAAYKKVLEVKPTVSSTGYIYFDLALLEWSEGLYEDALKHAKIYQSYPNANPEMLIEAKWVIANCEFAVEAIKNPLPFNPINVGSGVNTADPEYFPTLTVDQQQLLFTRRVTQSNGYFQEDFFISDNLNGYWNMGEPMPKNINTPNNEGAPTFAPDGRTLIFVGCVDERYGYGEGRRGYGSCDLFITQKVGNTWYDPINLPGGVNTQNWETQPSLSADGKTLYFIRGPIRGSGAKNIRNGDIYVSYLQDDGSWSEAKKLPDNINTPKSESSVLIHPDGKTLYFASNGHIGMGGYDLYMTTLQPDGTWSDPKNLGYPINTQHDENSLLVYADGKVAVFASDRPGGMGELDLYEFEMPEEIRPTKTIYMTGTVFDSKTNQKLRADFRLIDLETKEEVVYSYSDSKTGSFLVTLPVNKDYALFVERDGYLPYSVNFTLTVPENSDEPYHRDIPLVALNSVGDEITLENVFFDLDSYNLRPESYIELDKLAQYLTDNPGLKIELQGHTDTQGDDKHNLELSQNRAKAVYDYLISKGIAKERLTYKGFGETQPVITDEEIAKLTTDKEIKAAHQKNRRTVYKIVAI